In one window of Helianthus annuus cultivar XRQ/B chromosome 17, HanXRQr2.0-SUNRISE, whole genome shotgun sequence DNA:
- the LOC110886128 gene encoding cation/H(+) antiporter 24, which produces MYFMFVSGVKMDLLMIKKATKKQWYIGMFGMVVPVLVTCGVAYLVRNSLEPEMKKLSSIWGVSAALAITSFPVLHPIIRELNLLSSDIGRMALATAVIGDIVGMYGVIAFEAAKQGEFRLMAAVGYILSLIVFFIAIFGGSRMLMFWIIKMTPEGKPVEQFYIVAILAGVLVWGFMSDFFGIALANGPMWFGLAIPDGPPLGATLVHKCETFISDILMPFAYINMGLMTDVFAMGAVWPTLQPLFLIILTGYLSKFVSTLFMTRFFEMPIREGVTLSLIMSLRGQVEFLLFIHWLDFQMIGIPQFTMFVLFSTLLTSIATPMISMFYNPNRPYMINKRRNIQHTPPNTELNLLVCFMEEDSVPGILHLLEVFNPTLHSPFLIHSLHLVELVGRAAPVFIDHAEEDNRDKSNMDEETGTIHKSFQGIQEARRDVVKIHSFTSVAPKRSMYQDVCELALNRKSCLIILPYNVSPMASMAGSDMVQNNVKSLNYTVLEHSPCSVAILVDKGEFRPPTNNVRMSVAGIRYHFAMLFLGGADAREALACADRMAGNPNVSLTVIRFLAFNGEGENDMEKKLDDGLVTSFWVKYEGNEQVAYREVVVRNGEETVAAIRAMNSESYDLWIVGRKLGINPILIEGLSSWSESLELGVIGDYVASVDLGSSASVLVVQQQVLRDKEANSDGLQGRITRYVNSFF; this is translated from the exons ATGTATTTCATGTTCGTGTCGGGTGTGAAGATGGATCTTTTAATGATAAAAAAAGCGACGAAAAAACAATGGTATATCGGGATGTTTGGCATGGTGGTACCCGTACTCGTAACATGTGGGGTGGCATACTTGGTGAGAAATTCTCTGGAGCCCGAAATGAAAAAACTTTCTTCCATTTGGGGAGTGAGTGCGGCCCTAGCTATCACATCATTCCCCGTTCTCCACCCGATTATTCGCGAACTCAACCTTTTGAGCTCGGATATTGGACGGATGGCCTTAGCCACCGCAGTTATTGGTGATATCGTAGGAATGTATGGGGTCATCGCGTTTGAGGCGGCTAAACAAGGCGAATTTCGCCTTATGGCTGCCGTAGGATATATACTCTCTTTGATAGTGTTTTTTATAGCCATCTTTGGTGGAAGTAGAATGTTAATGTTTTGGATAATAAAAATGACCCCAGAAGGCAAACCTGTTGAGCAATTTTACATAGTTGCAATATTGGCTGGTGTACTTGTGTGGGGGTTCATGAGTGATTTTTTCGGCATAGCATTAGCTAATGGTCCAATGTGGTTCGGTCTAGCGATCCCTGATGGTCCACCTTTAGGAGCCACTTTGGTGCACAAGTGCGAGACGTTTATCTCCGACATTCTTATGCCATTCGCGTATATAAATATGGGTTTGATGACGGATGTGTTCGCGATGGGAGCCGTATGGCCGACATTACAACCGTTGTTTCTCATAATCTTAACGGGTTATTTGAGTAAATTTGTGTCAACATTGTTTATGACTCGGTTCTTTGAGATGCCAATAAGAGAAGGAGTCACATTGAGTTTGATCATGAGCTTGAGAGGTCAAGTGGAGTTCTTATTGTTTATACACTGGTTGGACTTCCAG ATGATCGGTATTCCACAGTTTACGATGTTCGTACTTTTCTCGACGCTGTTGACGAGCATAGCCACGCCCATGATCAGCATGTTCTACAATCCGAACCGACCATACATGATTAACAAGCGGCGAAACATTCAACACACCCCGCCCAACACGGAACTAAACTTGTTGGTATGCTTTATGGAAGAGGATAGTGTTCCTGGCATTCTACACCTTTTAGAAGTGTTTAATCCCACACTACATAGTCCTTTTTTGATCCACTCACTTCATCTTGTCGAGCTCGTGGGCCGAGCCGCCCCGGTTTTCATTGACCATGCCGAGGAGGACAACCGCGACAAGAGCAACATGGACGAAGAAACGGGGACTATACATAAATCTTTTCAAGGTATACAAGAAGCTAGGAGAGATGTTGTTAAGATCCACTCATTTACCTCGGTTGCACCAAAAAGAAGTATGTACCAAGATGTTTGTGAGTTGGCTTTGAATAGAAAGTCATGTTTGATAATATTGCCTTATAATGTGTCTCCAATGGCAAGCATGGCTGGGAGTGACATGGTTCAAAACAATGTGAAATCACTAAACTACACGGTGCTCGAGCACTCGCCGTGCTCGGTGGCGATTCTTGTTGACAAAGGCGAGTTTAGGCCACCCACGAATAACGTAAGAATGTCGGTAGCGGGTATTAGATACCATTTCGCGATGCTTTTCCTAGGTGGGGCGGATGCAAGGGAAGCGTTGGCGTGCGCGGATAGAATGGCGGGGAATCCGAATGTTTCGCTTACGGTCATACGCTTTCTTGCGTTTAACGGTGAAGGGGAAAACGACATGGAAAAGAAGTTGGATGATGGGTTGGTGACCTCGTTTTGGGTGAAATACGAGGGGAATGAACAAGTGGCGTATCGCGAGGTGGTGGTGAGAAATGGAGAGGAAACCGTGGCGGCTATTCGAGCGATGAATAGCGAGTCTTATGATCTTTGGATTGTGGGGAGAAAGCTTGGCATTAACCCGATTTTAATCGAAGGTTTGTCGAGTTGGAGTGAAAGTCTCGAGCTCGGTGTGATCGGTGATTATGTCGCATCGGTTGATCTCGGTAGCTCTGCTTCGGTATTGGTAGTGCAACAACAAGTTTTACGAGATAAAGAAGCTAATTCGGATGGATTGCAAGGGCGGATTACAAGATATGTTAATAGTTTCTTTTAG